In one window of Neofelis nebulosa isolate mNeoNeb1 chromosome 15, mNeoNeb1.pri, whole genome shotgun sequence DNA:
- the TNNI1 gene encoding troponin I, slow skeletal muscle, whose amino-acid sequence MLAKAKECWEQEHEEREAEKARYLAERIPTLQTRGLSLSALQDLCRDLHAKVEVVDEERYDIEAKCLHNTREIKDLKLKVLDLRGKFKRPPLRRVRVSADAMLRALLGSKHKVSMDLRANLKSVKKEDTEKERPVEVGDWRKNVEAMSGMEGRKKMFDAAKSPTSQ is encoded by the exons ATGCTGGCCAAGGCCAAGGAGTGCTGGGAGCAGGAGCACGAGGAGCGGGAGGCTGAGAAGGCACGCTACCTGGCCGAGCGCATCCCCACGCTGCAGACCCGTGGCCTGTCCCTCAGTGCTCTGCAG GACCTCTGCCGGGACCTGCACGCCAAGGTGGAGGTGGTGGATGAGGAGAGATATGACATTGAGGCCAAATGCCTCCACAACACCAGGGAG ATTAAGGACCTGAAGCTGAAGGTACTGGACCTCCGTGGGAAATTCAAGCGTCCACCACTGCGTCGGGTCCGGGTCTCAGCTGATGCCATGCTCCGGGCCCTACTGGGCTCCAAGCACAAGGTGTCTATGGATCTGCGGGCCAACCTGAAGTCAGTGaagaaggaagacacagagaag GAGAGGCCCGTGGAGGTGGGCGACTGGAGGAAGAACGTGGAAGCCATGTCTGGGATGGAAGGCCGGAAGAAGATGTTTGATGCCGCCAAGTCTCCCACCTCACAGTAG